One part of the Candidatus Dormiibacterota bacterium genome encodes these proteins:
- a CDS encoding nitroreductase/quinone reductase family protein, whose amino-acid sequence MNVFNRNVIEDFRANRGKLTGPLAGRTLILLTTTGAKSGKERTAVLGFGKDGDRYVVIASNNGAPSHPAWYQNLLARPIATLEVGPDKFKVRARTAGPEEREKLAPLVPYIEQQQTLTKREIPIVVLERS is encoded by the coding sequence ATGAACGTGTTCAACCGCAATGTGATCGAAGACTTCCGTGCCAATCGGGGGAAGCTCACGGGCCCGTTGGCGGGCCGCACCCTGATCCTGTTGACCACGACCGGGGCAAAGTCTGGCAAGGAACGTACGGCGGTGCTTGGCTTCGGGAAGGATGGCGATCGCTACGTCGTCATCGCTTCCAACAACGGCGCGCCGTCGCACCCGGCCTGGTACCAGAACTTGCTCGCGCGCCCGATCGCGACCCTCGAGGTTGGTCCGGACAAGTTCAAGGTGCGTGCGCGGACGGCTGGGCCCGAGGAGCGGGAGAAGCTCGCGCCGTTGGTGCCGTACATCGAGCAGCAACAGACGCTGACGAAGCGGGAGATTCCGATCGTCGTCTTGGAGCGCAGCTAG
- a CDS encoding C39 family peptidase, whose product MALAGAVLSRNVGAEIIKDVSAGFGAAAPTLPSSGGGGINSTGVTTATSAPTATPTPTPTPTPAPTPATVTIPVPVFQQSMVLDCETAALQQGLAYYGITVSQSQLFAGEFADVRPPVMGPNHTVLRWGNPYTNFVGYVNGSDWTPTGFGVYWPVILRLAHTYGLPNAIGGEGFAPSRIYSELAAGHPVQIWIQTRFARVPLGTWTAWDGTQVRYSYAEHSVTLSGVSPTQVRVNDVLNASQYWVDKALFEANFADFNNMAVIFQ is encoded by the coding sequence GTGGCCCTTGCCGGCGCGGTGCTCAGCCGTAACGTTGGCGCCGAAATCATCAAGGACGTGAGCGCGGGCTTTGGTGCTGCCGCCCCCACCCTGCCCTCTTCCGGCGGGGGAGGGATAAATTCCACGGGCGTTACGACCGCCACATCGGCCCCCACAGCGACTCCAACCCCGACGCCGACGCCGACACCGGCACCGACACCGGCGACGGTCACCATTCCGGTGCCGGTCTTCCAGCAGAGCATGGTGCTCGATTGCGAGACGGCCGCGCTGCAGCAGGGCCTTGCCTATTACGGGATCACCGTCAGCCAGTCCCAGCTGTTCGCCGGTGAGTTCGCCGACGTCCGGCCACCGGTGATGGGCCCGAACCACACGGTTCTTCGCTGGGGCAATCCTTATACGAACTTCGTCGGCTACGTCAACGGCAGCGACTGGACGCCCACCGGCTTCGGCGTTTACTGGCCGGTCATCTTGCGGCTCGCCCATACCTACGGCCTACCGAACGCGATTGGCGGCGAGGGCTTTGCGCCGAGCCGGATTTACAGCGAGCTGGCTGCCGGGCATCCCGTGCAAATCTGGATTCAGACGCGATTCGCCCGCGTCCCGCTTGGCACCTGGACCGCCTGGGATGGCACCCAGGTCCGCTATTCGTACGCCGAGCATTCGGTGACCTTGAGCGGGGTTTCCCCCACCCAGGTGCGAGTCAATGATGTCCTCAACGCCAGCCAGTACTGGGTCGACAAGGCGCTCTTCGAGGCCAACTTCGCCGACTTCAACAATATGGCCGTGATCTTCCAGTAG
- a CDS encoding threonine/serine dehydratase, whose amino-acid sequence MAEATAAMVVPTFNDVLAARERISPYLQPTALHRYPALDALVGTETWVKHENHQPICAFKIRGGINLVSQLSDDERRRGVITASTGNHGQSIAYAARLFGVRAIVCVPEGANPVKVASIRGLGAEIVTHGVDFDEARVQAARLAEEHGYRYIHSGNEPHLIAGVGTQALEILEKQPDIEAIIVPIGGGSGATGTCIVAKAINPKIQVIGVQSAEAPAAYKSWKAHQMLEDRMGTFAEGLATRSAFELPQRILWETLDEFVLVPDAEIRPAVRLMIETTRNLTEPAGAAPLAAALQLKERLKGKRVALILSGSNITPAQLRELLAG is encoded by the coding sequence ATGGCCGAAGCGACAGCAGCGATGGTCGTTCCCACCTTCAACGACGTGCTCGCGGCGCGCGAGCGCATCAGCCCGTACCTGCAACCCACCGCGCTGCACCGCTATCCGGCACTCGATGCGCTGGTCGGCACCGAGACCTGGGTCAAACACGAGAACCACCAGCCCATCTGCGCCTTCAAGATCCGGGGCGGGATCAACCTCGTGTCGCAGCTATCCGACGACGAGCGGCGCCGCGGCGTGATCACCGCGTCCACGGGGAACCATGGGCAATCGATCGCCTACGCGGCGCGACTCTTCGGGGTCCGCGCCATCGTCTGCGTGCCCGAGGGGGCGAATCCGGTCAAGGTCGCCTCGATCCGCGGCCTCGGCGCCGAGATCGTGACCCACGGCGTCGATTTCGATGAGGCTCGGGTGCAGGCCGCCCGTCTGGCCGAGGAGCACGGCTACCGCTACATCCATTCCGGCAACGAGCCGCACCTGATCGCCGGCGTCGGTACGCAAGCGCTGGAGATCCTCGAGAAGCAGCCTGACATCGAGGCGATCATCGTCCCAATCGGCGGCGGCAGTGGCGCCACGGGCACATGCATCGTCGCCAAGGCGATCAACCCGAAGATCCAGGTGATCGGCGTGCAGTCAGCCGAGGCGCCGGCCGCCTATAAGTCGTGGAAAGCGCACCAAATGCTCGAGGACCGGATGGGCACATTCGCGGAGGGCCTCGCGACGCGCAGCGCGTTTGAGTTGCCCCAGCGCATCCTCTGGGAGACGCTCGATGAATTCGTCCTGGTTCCAGACGCCGAAATCCGCCCAGCGGTTCGACTCATGATCGAAACGACGCGCAACCTGACTGAGCCCGCAGGCGCGGCGCCACTGGCAGCCGCGCTCCAACTCAAGGAGCGGCTCAAAGGCAAGCGGGTAGCGCTGATTCTGAGCGGCTCCAACATCACGCCGGCACAGCTCCGCGAGCTGCTCGCCGGCTAG
- a CDS encoding trypsin-like peptidase domain-containing protein → MVAHQYFESPSQSAAPAAPPTTPPPKRSFRRGFLVALAAVTVASGAGAGAAAAALIGHGAATASASTALPTNLTSTGSASTTATAVYALDSPGVVTITVNLGNGQAIGSGIVLDTKGDILTNAHVLSGAQQIQVAFSDGTTATGTLVGSNTSADLAVIRVSVAASTLHPLTLGSSASVKVGDTVFAIGSPFGLSGSLTEGIVSNLSQSGSAAGSSLIQTDAAINPGNSGGPLVNAQGQVIGINNSIESPVDGNVGVGFAIPIDQVKLILPSIDGGVSL, encoded by the coding sequence ATGGTCGCCCATCAATACTTCGAGAGCCCTTCGCAATCAGCGGCACCGGCCGCACCGCCAACCACGCCACCGCCAAAGCGATCCTTTCGGCGTGGCTTTCTCGTCGCGCTTGCCGCCGTCACCGTTGCCAGTGGCGCGGGCGCAGGCGCCGCCGCGGCGGCGCTTATCGGTCACGGTGCAGCTACAGCGTCGGCGAGCACCGCGCTGCCAACGAATTTGACGTCGACGGGCTCCGCGTCAACCACGGCGACAGCCGTTTACGCGTTGGACTCGCCTGGAGTCGTGACGATCACCGTAAACCTGGGCAATGGCCAGGCCATTGGCTCGGGGATCGTGCTCGATACCAAGGGCGATATCCTGACCAACGCCCACGTACTCTCGGGTGCTCAGCAGATCCAGGTCGCCTTTAGCGATGGAACAACCGCGACAGGGACGCTGGTTGGCTCGAACACCAGTGCTGACCTGGCGGTCATTCGGGTGTCAGTCGCCGCGTCCACGCTCCATCCGCTCACACTTGGCAGCTCTGCAAGCGTGAAGGTCGGTGACACCGTCTTTGCCATCGGTTCACCATTCGGATTGTCCGGATCGTTGACCGAAGGGATCGTGTCCAACCTCAGCCAGAGCGGGTCGGCAGCGGGTAGCAGTCTGATTCAGACCGACGCCGCGATCAATCCAGGCAACTCTGGCGGGCCACTCGTCAATGCGCAGGGCCAGGTGATCGGTATCAACAACTCGATCGAAAGCCCGGTTGACGGCAACGTCGGCGTCGGCTTCGCCATCCCGATCGACCAGGTCAAGCTAATCCTGCCGTCGATCGACGGAGGGGTGAGCCTGTGA